A region of Pyxidicoccus parkwaysis DNA encodes the following proteins:
- a CDS encoding TAT-variant-translocated molybdopterin oxidoreductase, translating into MNTKRDGAPSQETASFALPVVSDRPAPAADAVGEALEHAAANASATESGYGRTYWRSLEEKLGTSEYLEETRPEFPVGADLPPSGFARREFMQLLGASLALAGATACSTRPQDERLLPYTKTPPEVAPGNPLHYASGMTLAGHTSGLLITAREGRPIKIEGNPQHPINQGSAGPWEQAYLLSLYDPNRARVLRQGKSPRALRVLAEDVANLVNKAGPADGGARVRFLTDPFNSPFLADLRNRVLKKLPNARFYSNTAQTQDAESEAVRALFGNQPVAARYDFSQADVILSLDADFLESRPANLPYARQFADRRDPKNGALNRLYVAEARFSITGGMADHRLRVKSSEVLAVAAAVAQAVGGQASGVAGAAAGKAQLSDKLNAWVQAVVADLRAAKAGRTLVLAGERQPAAVHVLAHAINAALSNTGTTVHYVAAPVAEAVGLSQVRALVEDIKAGRVDTLVITSWNPVYSLPGDAGLAELLNPATNPDRAKLTVLYTGLYEDETSQYVDWFVPAAHPLETWSDGRAADGTVAIAQPLIQPLFNGVPESELLALFLADAFRPAYQMLREYWQGQSANAADFETRWETWVSEGVIAGTASAAATGTPDFGAATALVSGYTAPAAGELELNFVHDYKVFDGRFANNAWLQELPELITKMVWDNAALVSPETAKQKSLEPGSLAELSYGGQKLTVPVWIVPGHADDTVTVALGYGRNGLHEVVAKGVGFNANVLRRTAAPWFDGGATLTPARGSYKFSLTQTHWRMENRPVALDMPISELEHPSQETEHLFERVKGELKPGFQDNLPGYDYSSGYKWGMAIDLSRCTGCSACVVACQAENNIPVVGKEQVARSREMNWLRIDRYFEGPESDPKMVMQPVMCVHCEKAPCEYVCPVNATVHSDEGLNDMVYNRCVGTRYCSNNCPYKVRRFNYLHYTSGKTSTEKMLMNPDVTVRNRGVMEKCTYCVQRIERVRINARIEKRLIQEKELMTACQQTCPTQAITFGSLNDPQQRVSKLHEDVRAYKLLHELGTRPRTSHLIRVRNPNPALETAKPEAATEGSH; encoded by the coding sequence ATGAACACGAAGCGCGACGGCGCCCCGTCGCAGGAAACCGCCTCCTTCGCGCTCCCGGTCGTCTCGGACCGGCCCGCCCCCGCGGCTGACGCCGTCGGCGAGGCGTTGGAGCACGCCGCCGCGAACGCCTCCGCCACCGAGTCCGGCTACGGCCGGACCTACTGGCGCAGCCTCGAGGAGAAGCTCGGCACCTCCGAGTACCTCGAGGAGACGCGGCCCGAGTTCCCCGTCGGCGCGGACCTGCCTCCCTCCGGCTTCGCCCGCCGCGAGTTCATGCAGCTGCTCGGTGCGTCGCTGGCCCTGGCCGGCGCCACGGCCTGCAGCACCCGTCCCCAGGACGAGCGCCTGCTGCCGTACACCAAGACGCCGCCGGAAGTGGCCCCGGGCAACCCGCTCCACTACGCGTCCGGCATGACGCTGGCCGGCCACACCTCCGGCCTGCTCATCACCGCCCGCGAGGGTCGCCCCATCAAGATCGAGGGCAACCCCCAGCACCCCATCAACCAGGGCTCCGCCGGTCCGTGGGAGCAGGCCTACCTGCTCTCCCTCTATGACCCGAACCGCGCCCGCGTGCTGCGCCAGGGCAAGAGCCCCCGCGCCCTGCGCGTGCTGGCCGAGGACGTGGCCAACCTGGTCAACAAGGCCGGCCCCGCCGACGGCGGCGCCCGCGTGCGCTTCCTGACGGACCCCTTCAACTCGCCCTTCCTCGCCGACCTGCGCAACCGCGTCCTGAAGAAGCTGCCCAACGCGCGCTTCTACAGCAACACGGCGCAGACGCAGGACGCGGAGTCCGAGGCCGTCCGCGCCCTCTTCGGCAACCAGCCCGTCGCCGCCCGCTACGACTTCTCCCAGGCGGACGTCATCCTCTCGCTGGATGCGGACTTCCTGGAGAGCCGCCCCGCCAACCTCCCCTACGCCCGCCAGTTCGCGGACCGCCGCGACCCGAAGAACGGCGCCCTCAACCGCCTGTACGTGGCCGAGGCCCGCTTCTCCATCACCGGCGGCATGGCGGACCATCGCCTGCGCGTGAAGTCCTCGGAGGTCCTCGCCGTCGCCGCCGCCGTGGCCCAGGCCGTGGGCGGTCAGGCTTCCGGTGTGGCCGGTGCCGCCGCTGGCAAGGCGCAGCTCAGCGACAAGCTCAACGCATGGGTCCAGGCCGTCGTCGCGGACCTGCGCGCCGCGAAGGCCGGCCGCACCCTGGTCCTCGCCGGCGAGCGTCAGCCCGCCGCGGTCCACGTCCTGGCCCACGCCATCAACGCGGCGCTCAGCAACACCGGCACCACGGTGCACTACGTGGCGGCCCCCGTGGCCGAGGCCGTCGGCCTGTCGCAGGTGCGCGCCCTGGTGGAGGACATCAAGGCCGGCCGCGTGGACACGCTGGTCATCACCTCTTGGAACCCGGTCTACTCGCTGCCCGGCGACGCGGGCCTGGCCGAGCTGCTCAACCCGGCCACCAACCCGGACCGCGCGAAGCTGACCGTGCTCTACACGGGCCTCTACGAGGACGAGACCAGCCAGTACGTGGACTGGTTCGTCCCCGCGGCGCACCCGCTGGAGACGTGGAGCGACGGCCGCGCGGCCGACGGCACGGTGGCCATCGCCCAGCCGCTCATCCAGCCGCTCTTCAACGGCGTGCCGGAGTCCGAGCTGCTGGCGCTCTTCCTCGCCGACGCCTTCCGCCCCGCGTACCAGATGCTGCGCGAGTACTGGCAGGGCCAGTCCGCCAACGCGGCGGACTTCGAGACCCGCTGGGAGACGTGGGTGTCCGAGGGCGTCATCGCCGGCACGGCCTCCGCCGCCGCCACGGGCACGCCGGACTTCGGCGCGGCCACCGCGCTGGTGTCCGGCTACACCGCGCCCGCGGCCGGTGAGCTCGAGCTGAACTTCGTCCACGACTACAAGGTCTTCGACGGCCGCTTCGCCAACAACGCCTGGCTGCAGGAGCTGCCCGAGCTCATCACCAAGATGGTGTGGGACAACGCGGCCCTGGTGAGCCCGGAGACGGCGAAGCAGAAGAGCCTGGAGCCGGGCTCCCTGGCCGAGCTGAGCTACGGCGGCCAGAAGCTGACGGTGCCGGTGTGGATTGTCCCCGGCCACGCCGACGACACCGTGACGGTGGCGCTGGGCTACGGCCGCAACGGCCTGCACGAGGTGGTGGCCAAGGGCGTGGGCTTCAACGCCAACGTCCTGCGCCGCACCGCCGCTCCCTGGTTCGACGGCGGCGCCACCCTCACCCCGGCGCGCGGCAGCTACAAGTTCAGCCTCACCCAGACGCACTGGCGCATGGAGAACCGCCCGGTGGCGCTGGACATGCCGATTTCGGAGCTGGAGCACCCGTCCCAGGAGACGGAGCACCTCTTCGAGCGCGTGAAGGGCGAGCTGAAGCCGGGCTTCCAGGACAACCTGCCCGGGTACGACTACAGCAGCGGCTACAAGTGGGGCATGGCCATCGACCTGTCCCGCTGCACCGGCTGCAGCGCGTGCGTGGTGGCCTGCCAGGCGGAGAACAACATCCCCGTCGTGGGCAAGGAGCAGGTGGCCCGCAGCCGCGAGATGAACTGGCTGCGCATCGACCGGTACTTCGAGGGTCCCGAGAGCGACCCGAAGATGGTCATGCAGCCGGTCATGTGCGTGCACTGCGAGAAGGCCCCCTGCGAGTACGTGTGCCCGGTGAACGCCACCGTGCACTCGGACGAGGGCCTGAACGACATGGTGTACAACCGCTGCGTCGGCACGCGGTACTGCTCCAACAACTGCCCGTACAAGGTCCGCCGCTTCAACTACCTGCACTACACCTCGGGCAAGACCTCCACCGAGAAGATGCTGATGAATCCGGACGTCACGGTCCGCAACCGCGGCGTGATGGAGAAGTGCACGTACTGCGTCCAGCGCATCGAGCGCGTGCGCATCAACGCCCGGATTGAAAAGCGCCTCATCCAGGAGAAGGAGCTGATGACGGCCTGCCAGCAGACCTGCCCCACGCAGGCCATCACCTTCGGCTCCCTCAACGACCCGCAGCAGCGCGTGTCCAAGCTCCACGAGGACGTCCGCGCCTACAAGCTGCTCCACGAGCTGGGCACCCGCCCGCGTACCTCGCACCTCATCCGCGTGCGCAACCCCAACCCCGCCCTCGAGACCGCGAAGCCTGAAGCGGCCACCGAAGGGAGCCACTAG
- a CDS encoding ligase-associated DNA damage response DEXH box helicase: protein MPASRPRSLRAQIAARRKALRSGNEGGGAPAMQGPPAKKRRVVRRRRAAESTTSITGTPMERLRGWFASKGWTPYAFQEEAWAAYGRGESGLLHVPTGAGKTYAAYIAPLADVAERGQKGLQILYVTPLRAVSRDVEKALLEPLRVLDTDIDVESRTGDTSSSVRQRQRERLPEVLITTPESLSLLLSNERASELFSSLRSVIVDEWHELLGSKRGTQVELALARLRRFAPEMRTWALSATLANLDEAARHVVGTGQQPTLVSADLERPVKVHTLLPDSVDSFPWSGHLGFSMLARVAAWLDPEQSTLVFTNTRSQAERWFEGLRFARPEWEHLIALHHGSIDREERERVEAGLKDGALRIVVCTSSLDLGVDFGPVERVVQVGSPKGIGRTMQRAGRSAHRPGATCHILFVPTHALELVEMAAARDAILRREVEPRIPPGKPLDVLAQHLVTCAMGGGFTREALRDEVRTAAAYAHLTDEEFEWTLALVREGGPTLRAYPEFRRVVEHEGRFVVADTRIARLHRLNIGTITSNAVLQLRYWSGGRLGNIEEAYISRLNPGDTFLFAGKRLELSRIKDMTAYVKPAKTKATQTPRWTGSRLPLSTSLANAVRRTLDSARHGDVTTDELAAAWPVLEAQERLSRIPAAGSLLAEVCQTRDGHHLFLYPFEGRLVHEGLAALLALRLTRLQKATFSLSVNDYGLELLTPAPFPFEEALRPALFTREHLVEDVLESVNVSELAKRQFRDIARVAGLVLPGLPGARKSTRQVQASSSLLYDVFLKYDPDNLLLVQARREVLEQQFEQGRLGRTLERLETSPVELVHVRRPTPLGFPLVVERISASVSNESLLERVERLKERWTRDDARSA from the coding sequence ATGCCCGCCAGTAGGCCGCGAAGCCTGAGGGCGCAGATTGCCGCCCGCCGCAAGGCACTGCGCTCCGGCAATGAAGGCGGCGGAGCTCCCGCCATGCAAGGCCCCCCCGCGAAGAAGCGCCGCGTGGTGAGACGCCGCCGCGCCGCCGAGAGCACAACGTCAATCACAGGCACGCCAATGGAGCGGCTGCGCGGCTGGTTCGCATCGAAAGGCTGGACGCCGTATGCCTTTCAAGAAGAGGCCTGGGCCGCATACGGACGCGGAGAGAGCGGCCTCCTCCACGTGCCCACGGGCGCGGGAAAGACATATGCGGCCTATATCGCCCCGCTCGCGGACGTGGCGGAGCGAGGCCAGAAGGGACTCCAAATCCTCTACGTGACGCCGCTGCGCGCGGTGTCTCGTGACGTGGAGAAGGCCCTGCTGGAGCCGCTGCGCGTGCTGGACACGGACATCGACGTGGAGAGCCGCACCGGAGACACCTCCTCCTCCGTGCGCCAACGCCAGCGAGAGCGCCTGCCCGAGGTGCTCATCACCACGCCGGAGTCCCTCTCCCTCCTCCTCTCCAACGAGCGCGCATCGGAGCTGTTCTCCTCACTCCGCTCCGTCATCGTGGATGAGTGGCACGAACTGCTCGGCTCGAAGCGAGGCACGCAGGTGGAATTGGCCCTGGCCCGCCTACGCCGCTTCGCGCCGGAGATGCGCACGTGGGCCCTCTCCGCCACACTGGCCAACCTGGACGAGGCCGCGCGCCACGTCGTGGGCACCGGCCAGCAGCCGACACTCGTGAGCGCGGACCTGGAGCGCCCGGTGAAGGTGCACACGTTGCTGCCGGACTCGGTGGACAGCTTCCCCTGGTCCGGTCACCTCGGCTTCTCCATGCTGGCGCGCGTGGCCGCGTGGCTGGACCCGGAGCAGTCCACGCTCGTCTTCACCAACACGCGCTCCCAGGCGGAGCGCTGGTTCGAGGGTCTGCGCTTCGCCCGCCCGGAGTGGGAGCACCTCATCGCGCTGCACCACGGCTCCATCGACCGCGAGGAGCGCGAGCGCGTGGAGGCCGGCCTCAAGGACGGCGCGCTGCGCATCGTCGTGTGTACGTCGTCACTCGACCTCGGCGTGGACTTCGGCCCCGTGGAGCGTGTGGTGCAGGTGGGAAGCCCCAAGGGCATCGGCCGGACGATGCAGCGCGCGGGCCGCAGTGCGCACCGTCCCGGCGCCACATGTCACATCCTCTTCGTCCCCACGCACGCGTTGGAATTGGTGGAGATGGCCGCCGCCCGGGACGCCATCCTCCGCCGCGAGGTGGAGCCACGCATCCCGCCGGGCAAGCCGCTGGACGTGCTCGCGCAGCACCTGGTGACGTGCGCCATGGGCGGCGGCTTCACGCGCGAGGCCCTGCGCGACGAGGTCCGCACCGCCGCCGCCTACGCACACCTCACCGATGAGGAGTTCGAGTGGACGCTCGCCCTGGTGCGCGAGGGCGGCCCCACGCTGCGCGCCTACCCGGAGTTCCGCCGCGTGGTGGAGCACGAGGGCCGCTTCGTCGTCGCCGACACGCGCATCGCCCGCCTGCACCGCCTCAACATCGGCACCATCACCTCCAACGCCGTCCTGCAACTGCGCTACTGGAGCGGCGGCAGGCTGGGCAACATCGAGGAGGCATACATCAGCCGGCTCAATCCCGGTGACACCTTCCTCTTCGCGGGCAAGCGACTGGAGCTCAGCCGCATCAAGGACATGACGGCCTACGTGAAGCCCGCGAAGACGAAGGCCACGCAGACGCCGCGCTGGACTGGCAGCCGCCTGCCCCTCTCCACCTCGCTGGCCAACGCCGTGCGCCGAACCCTGGACAGCGCGCGCCATGGCGACGTCACCACCGACGAGCTCGCCGCCGCCTGGCCCGTATTGGAGGCCCAGGAGCGGCTGTCGCGCATCCCCGCCGCGGGCTCGCTGCTCGCGGAGGTGTGCCAGACGCGCGACGGCCACCACCTCTTCCTCTATCCCTTCGAAGGGAGGCTGGTACACGAGGGCCTGGCCGCACTGCTCGCCCTGCGCCTCACGCGGCTCCAGAAGGCCACCTTCAGCCTGTCCGTGAATGACTACGGCCTGGAGCTGCTGACTCCAGCGCCCTTCCCCTTCGAGGAGGCGCTGCGCCCCGCCCTCTTCACCCGCGAGCATCTGGTGGAGGACGTGCTGGAGAGCGTCAACGTGAGCGAGCTGGCGAAGCGGCAGTTCCGGGACATCGCCCGCGTGGCGGGGCTGGTGCTGCCGGGGCTGCCCGGGGCGCGCAAGTCGACGCGGCAGGTGCAGGCCAGTTCGTCGCTCCTCTATGACGTCTTCCTCAAGTACGACCCGGACAACCTCCTCCTCGTCCAGGCCCGCCGCGAGGTGCTGGAGCAGCAGTTCGAGCAGGGCCGCCTGGGCCGCACGCTGGAGCGCCTGGAGACGAGTCCCGTGGAGCTCGTCCACGTGCGCAGGCCCACCCCCCTGGGCTTCCCGCTCGTCGTCGAGCGCATCAGCGCCAGCGTCTCCAATGAGTCTCTATTGGAGCGCGTGGAGCGCTTGAAGGAGCGATGGACGCGAGACGATGCCAGGTCCGCCTAG
- the pdeM gene encoding ligase-associated DNA damage response endonuclease PdeM — MDARRCQVRLGGTLLELLPERALHWPEAGVLAVADLHWGKTESFQQHGIPLPGGVLEDDLARLSAALTSTGARRLLLLGDLIHSRQGLTPALVRRLAAWRASHASVELVLVRGNHDRHVKTLPPEWRLEVLESHADEGPFRFAHHPEPAPGRYVWAGHLHPMVRLSGGADRLRLPCFHVGRDVGVLPAFSAFTGGLDVSRRPGERVFAIAEPAVVEV, encoded by the coding sequence ATGGACGCGAGACGATGCCAGGTCCGCCTAGGCGGCACCCTCCTGGAGCTGCTCCCCGAGCGCGCCCTGCACTGGCCCGAGGCCGGCGTCCTCGCCGTCGCGGACCTGCACTGGGGCAAGACGGAGAGCTTCCAGCAGCACGGCATCCCCCTGCCCGGCGGCGTCCTGGAGGATGACCTCGCGCGCCTGTCCGCCGCCCTCACCTCCACCGGCGCCCGCCGCCTGCTCCTCCTGGGCGACCTCATCCACTCCCGCCAGGGGCTGACGCCCGCGCTCGTCCGGCGGCTCGCCGCCTGGCGCGCGTCCCACGCCAGCGTGGAATTGGTGCTGGTGCGCGGCAACCACGACCGCCACGTGAAGACGCTCCCTCCCGAGTGGCGCCTCGAAGTCCTGGAGTCCCACGCCGACGAGGGCCCCTTCCGCTTCGCCCACCACCCGGAGCCCGCGCCCGGCCGCTACGTGTGGGCAGGTCACCTCCATCCCATGGTGCGCCTGTCCGGAGGAGCAGACAGGCTGCGTCTGCCCTGCTTCCATGTGGGCCGCGACGTGGGCGTGCTGCCCGCCTTCAGCGCCTTCACCGGCGGGCTCGACGTCTCCCGCCGCCCCGGCGAGCGCGTCTTCGCCATCGCCGAACCCGCCGTCGTCGAGGTGTAG
- the nrfD gene encoding NrfD/PsrC family molybdoenzyme membrane anchor subunit, with protein sequence MAETAYTGTLDPLEPRNLVAPHHDDASLNETLLAHVWAKPGKGWFMLFGMTLSALGLLVIGVTYTLARGIGVWGNNQPVGWAFDIINFVWWVGIGHAGTLISAILLLFQQKWRTSINRFAEAMTLFAVMCAGLFPLLHTGRPWFAFWLFPYPSTLGAWPQFRSPLVWDVFAISTYLTVSALFWYVGLIPDLAALRDSSKTKLQRTLYGMFSLGWRGSGRHWHNYKIAYLLLAGISTPLVVSVHTIVSFDFAVSLIPGWHTTVFPPYFVAGAVFSGFAMVITLIVPARKYLGLRDVITDRHLENMNKVILATGLLVSYGYMMEHFVAWYSQNQYEFWTFYVNRATGPYAGVYWLMITCNVVTPNIFWFRKCRTSIPIMWVASIMVNIGMWCERFIIIVTSLSQDFLPSSWGIYTPTWVDWCIYVGTLGLFGTLFLLFLKFVPAVAVSEVKELQLELKHAALHPHDGSEAGAGTLTHGAH encoded by the coding sequence ATGGCTGAGACTGCATACACCGGCACGCTCGACCCGCTCGAGCCGCGCAACCTCGTCGCGCCGCACCACGACGACGCGTCCCTCAACGAGACGCTCCTCGCCCACGTCTGGGCCAAGCCGGGCAAGGGCTGGTTCATGCTCTTCGGCATGACGCTCAGCGCCCTCGGCCTGCTCGTCATTGGCGTGACGTACACGCTGGCGCGCGGCATCGGCGTGTGGGGCAACAACCAGCCCGTCGGCTGGGCCTTCGACATCATCAACTTCGTCTGGTGGGTCGGTATCGGCCACGCCGGTACGCTCATCTCCGCCATCCTCCTGCTCTTCCAGCAGAAGTGGCGCACGAGCATCAACCGCTTCGCGGAAGCCATGACGCTGTTCGCGGTCATGTGCGCGGGCCTCTTCCCGCTGCTGCACACCGGCCGTCCCTGGTTCGCCTTCTGGCTGTTCCCGTACCCCTCCACCCTGGGCGCGTGGCCGCAGTTCCGCTCCCCGCTGGTGTGGGACGTGTTCGCCATCTCCACGTACCTCACGGTGTCCGCGCTGTTCTGGTACGTGGGCCTCATCCCGGACCTGGCCGCCCTGCGTGACTCGTCCAAGACGAAGCTGCAGCGGACCCTCTACGGCATGTTCAGCCTCGGCTGGCGCGGCTCGGGCCGTCACTGGCACAACTACAAGATTGCGTACCTGCTGCTGGCCGGCATCTCCACGCCGCTGGTGGTCTCGGTGCACACCATCGTGTCCTTCGACTTCGCGGTGTCGCTGATTCCCGGCTGGCACACCACCGTCTTCCCGCCCTACTTCGTGGCCGGCGCCGTGTTCAGCGGCTTCGCCATGGTGATTACGCTCATCGTCCCCGCGCGGAAGTACCTGGGACTCCGGGACGTGATTACGGACCGGCACCTGGAGAACATGAACAAGGTCATCCTCGCGACGGGCCTGCTCGTGTCCTACGGGTACATGATGGAGCACTTCGTCGCCTGGTACTCGCAGAACCAGTACGAGTTCTGGACCTTCTACGTGAACCGCGCCACCGGCCCCTACGCCGGGGTGTACTGGCTGATGATTACGTGCAACGTCGTCACGCCGAACATCTTCTGGTTCCGCAAGTGCCGCACCAGCATCCCCATCATGTGGGTGGCCTCCATCATGGTGAACATCGGCATGTGGTGTGAGCGCTTCATCATCATCGTCACCTCGCTCAGCCAGGACTTCCTCCCCTCGTCGTGGGGCATCTACACGCCCACCTGGGTGGACTGGTGCATCTATGTCGGCACGCTGGGCCTGTTCGGCACCCTGTTCCTCCTCTTCCTGAAGTTCGTGCCCGCGGTCGCCGTGAGCGAGGTGAAGGAGCTCCAGCTCGAGCTCAAGCACGCCGCCCTGCATCCGCATGACGGCTCGGAAGCCGGCGCCGGCACCCTCACCCACGGAGCCCACTAG
- a CDS encoding cytochrome c3 family protein, with protein MSGPLFPRWTNTVSRLSAAALLAVPAIGIGGLMAYVRSPYVTNQQMPVEQPIEFDHRHHAGDEQIDCRYCHWTVEKAPSAGIPSTTVCMSCHAQVWNKSPYLTEVRKAFFSDQPIPWVRVHNLPDFVYFNHSIHVNKGVGCATCHGRIDQMGAVEQHAPLTMAWCLDCHRNPEPNLRPAEFITSMTWSPPADKAEAAALGKKLKEEYDVHSRTSCSTCHR; from the coding sequence ATGAGCGGCCCTCTCTTCCCACGCTGGACGAACACGGTGTCGCGGCTGTCCGCCGCGGCGCTCCTCGCCGTGCCCGCCATCGGCATCGGCGGCCTCATGGCCTACGTACGCTCGCCGTACGTCACCAACCAGCAGATGCCGGTTGAACAGCCCATCGAGTTCGACCACCGCCACCACGCGGGTGACGAGCAGATCGACTGTCGGTACTGCCACTGGACGGTGGAGAAGGCGCCCTCGGCGGGCATCCCCTCCACCACGGTGTGCATGTCCTGCCACGCCCAGGTGTGGAACAAGAGCCCGTACCTCACGGAGGTGCGCAAGGCCTTCTTCTCGGACCAGCCCATTCCCTGGGTCCGCGTCCACAACCTGCCGGACTTCGTCTACTTCAACCACTCCATCCACGTGAACAAGGGCGTGGGCTGCGCCACCTGCCACGGCCGCATCGACCAGATGGGCGCCGTCGAGCAGCACGCGCCGCTGACCATGGCGTGGTGCCTGGACTGCCACCGCAACCCCGAGCCCAACCTGCGCCCGGCCGAGTTCATCACCTCGATGACCTGGTCGCCGCCGGCTGACAAGGCCGAGGCCGCCGCGCTCGGAAAGAAGCTGAAGGAAGAGTACGACGTCCACTCGCGCACGAGCTGCTCCACATGCCACCGATGA
- a CDS encoding HNH endonuclease, protein MSTAKRRRILGIIATDTTFERTEHLGRDAWVGKCLHCNAHLWVRADGEPISRATIEHILPQTAGGTDALTNLALACARCNQGKSRHDVKYRRDAHARELVERLLARRRERWREPDAEDTE, encoded by the coding sequence ATGAGCACTGCCAAGCGCCGCCGCATCCTCGGCATCATCGCCACCGACACCACCTTCGAGCGCACCGAGCACCTCGGCCGCGACGCCTGGGTGGGCAAGTGCCTGCACTGCAATGCCCACCTCTGGGTGCGCGCGGATGGCGAGCCCATCAGCCGCGCCACCATCGAGCACATCCTCCCGCAGACGGCCGGCGGCACCGACGCGCTCACCAACCTCGCCCTGGCCTGCGCCCGCTGCAACCAGGGCAAGAGCCGCCACGACGTGAAGTACCGCCGCGACGCACACGCCCGCGAATTGGTGGAGCGGCTGCTGGCCCGCCGCCGCGAGCGCTGGCGCGAGCCGGACGCCGAAGACACGGAGTGA
- a CDS encoding c-type cytochrome has translation MRWLIPAAGLVALSGCDVPSEFLQRMEVQAKYEYYEASDFWADGRAMRTPPAGTVPRERPVGNPGISTGRANGTLVANIPVEVDKKLLSLGQKKYNIVCSQCHGVLGDGNSIVAENMALRLPPSLLELQGKPAGHFYAAINEGYGVMPSFSGELDVHERWAVVAYVRALQAARNTRTEGQQPVPQENR, from the coding sequence ATGAGGTGGCTCATCCCCGCCGCCGGACTCGTCGCGCTCTCGGGCTGCGACGTCCCCTCCGAGTTCCTCCAGCGCATGGAGGTGCAGGCGAAGTACGAGTACTACGAGGCGTCCGACTTCTGGGCGGACGGCCGCGCCATGCGCACGCCCCCCGCGGGCACCGTGCCGCGTGAGCGCCCGGTGGGCAACCCCGGCATCAGCACCGGCCGCGCCAACGGGACGCTCGTCGCCAACATCCCCGTCGAGGTGGACAAGAAGCTGCTGTCCCTCGGTCAGAAGAAGTACAACATCGTCTGCTCGCAGTGCCACGGCGTGCTCGGCGACGGCAACAGCATCGTCGCGGAGAACATGGCGCTGCGCCTGCCGCCCTCGCTGCTGGAGCTGCAGGGCAAGCCGGCCGGTCACTTCTACGCCGCCATCAACGAGGGCTACGGCGTGATGCCGTCCTTCTCGGGTGAGCTCGACGTGCACGAGCGCTGGGCCGTCGTCGCCTACGTGCGCGCGCTCCAGGCGGCCCGCAACACCCGCACGGAAGGGCAGCAGCCCGTTCCGCAGGAGAATCGATGA
- a CDS encoding DUF3341 domain-containing protein, with protein sequence MEAPILDSWVLAEFATPDSLVDATRQMREKGFQGMDTYSPYPLHGGSEALGLPPSRVPFIALGGALTGMCTALAMQTWMNTYDYPINVGGRPLLSLPAWVPITFELSVLFAAFGIFFGLLGLSRLPQPYHPVFESEAFRSASTHGYWLSVPHATGQDATTVMDQLKALGATQVTLVTGEKE encoded by the coding sequence ATGGAAGCCCCAATCCTTGATTCCTGGGTCCTGGCGGAGTTCGCCACGCCAGATTCCCTCGTGGATGCCACCCGTCAGATGCGCGAGAAGGGTTTCCAGGGGATGGACACCTATTCTCCGTACCCGCTGCACGGCGGCTCGGAGGCCCTGGGCCTGCCCCCCTCGCGCGTGCCCTTCATCGCGCTGGGCGGCGCCCTCACGGGCATGTGCACCGCGCTCGCCATGCAGACGTGGATGAACACCTACGACTACCCCATCAACGTCGGCGGCCGCCCGCTGCTGTCGTTGCCCGCGTGGGTGCCGATTACGTTCGAGCTGAGCGTGCTCTTCGCCGCGTTCGGCATCTTCTTCGGCCTGCTGGGCCTCAGCCGGCTGCCGCAGCCGTACCACCCCGTCTTCGAGTCCGAGGCCTTCCGCAGCGCCTCCACGCACGGCTACTGGCTGAGCGTGCCGCACGCGACGGGTCAGGACGCCACCACCGTCATGGATCAGCTCAAGGCCCTGGGTGCCACCCAGGTGACCCTCGTCACGGGAGAGAAGGAATGA